AAGCAGTTCAGCTAAGATGACCATCTTGCCATCAAAATGTAATCCGAATTTGCAGACATTGTTAGCTAACAGAAAGACCAGGTAATGTCTACTTCTCACCAGATCATTTAAACGTTTAAGCAGCGTAGTGTTCTCAACTTCCTTGGCTTGAAgctgggaaaaaaaagaaaacacaacaaTTAGAACAACACTCATGTCAGAATTGGCATTACCCTGCTCACATTAAGGTCGAGCAATCACCAAGGAAAAGAACAGGATTATTGTACCTGCGATGCCAATATCCTGTTTTCTTCCTCCAATTCTAGATTCATTTTCTGGAAATCCCTCAGCTGAGAAACTAAGCTGCTAACGTCGGACTGCCCTTGCAGTTTACAACAAGCACGAGTTCCTTCAGTAATAGCAAACACAAACATATAGGATCACCTAAATCATCCTAACCAGTACAAAAACAAAAGTGCACAATTTCGCTCCACATCTCATAGCTCAAAGCTCAATAATTCGCCAAAGCAGAAGGCGATCAGCGGACTCAACATGCAAATGGAAATCAACAGTCCGATGGCAATGGACATTTGAGAAACGATAAAAGACCTAAAAAGCAACGATATAATCCTAACCTCCGAGAGCCGATTCCCGCTCTCCGATTTTCTCATCCCTTCAGCACCTACGGCAGACAGAACACGCGAATCAGATCACCCCCACCGATCGATCCGCGACCGGAGAAACGCGCGGAAAAACGGAAGAACGAATCGACCAACCGTTGGAGCCAGAAGGAACTTGGGCGAGATCCGGGCCCGAGGGAGCCCTGCTCAGCCTCTCCGCCGCTCTCTTCTGGCGGATCTCCTCCAACTGCGGCGATCGCGAGTCCGGAACAGCAGCAACGATCAAGGAAGGTAATTAGGCACAATACCGGCGGGGAAACGTCGAACGAAGGAAAACGGAATTGTCaggaggagggaggggaggaATCCGAGGATCCCGTACCGTTCGCCGACCGAGAGAAGCGTGACGGGCGTCCATGTTGGcggaggacgacgacgacatTCGCCTACCTCGAAGCTCGAACTGCAGAATCGCGTCTCCTTCGTCCTTCCCTCCACGACGGATCGGCGCTAAACCAgtttcgaaaatcaaaattcagaagaagaagaagaagaggaagagaaactggagAAGGAACGACGAGGGATTGAATGACGTTGGTGTTTCCATTTATATTTTTGAGGTGGGAAAAAGGGATATCAAGCGTCTGGGTGGTGTAGTCGGTTATCACGCTAGTCTCACACACTAGAGGTCCCCGGTTCGAACCCGGGCTCAGAcattctttcccttttattttattttatttttcacttttttcaatcttcattctttcttttactagAACAAAGTTCTCTTTTTGATGTTTTTATGGTTAAAGTAAGCGTTGATACACtagtaaaaaaattctaaactaatacatttgtgataaatttacttttcagtgaattttttactataaaaaatctcaaactaatacttgtgataaatttattatttgatagttttcatttaatttttctattaagtTACCAAGTTGAATGACACGTAACACTTGAtagatataccagtttgggtttttatcttttgtttgccCTTGGTGTACTAATTTGTGACTTTTCATGATGTTAATacaatttaactaaaattaacaaatggtaaatttattataatgacatcaatttaggattcttttatttttaaaaaaattactttagaaTAAATTTCTTATAAGTGTATCGGTTCaggatttttggtgatcaaaaatttaatttgtgataaatttattatatgtgtaTCAATTTGGCATTTTCTATGTGATATTAACTGTAAAGATAAAAGCTTTGGAGTGAAAGCCGCCAACTATAACATGGCAATCCTCCGCGTGATTCATGCAATTTTTCTTGTCATGtctctgattgattttattATAATCACGCGATTTTCACATTTGGTTGATGTTGTCATGTGATGGCTGCTTCCTTAATAAAGAATCTCTCGCGAGGAAAAAGCTAGTTTCacatcaatttagaatttttatgattaaaaaattagtttatggaaAATTTCTTATAGGTATATTGGTTCAAGACTTTCggtggtcaaaaattaatttataataaatttattatatgtaaaTCAATTTGACGTTTTCCGTAATATTAACTGTAAAGATAAAAGCTTTGGTGTGAAAGTCGCCACAACTGTAACACGGCAATCCTCCGCGTGTTCCATGCGATTTTTCTTGTCGTGtctctgattgattttattataataatggGATTTTCACATTTGGTTGATGTTGTCATGTGATGGCCGCTTCCTTAATAAGGAATCTCTCGCGAGGAAAAAGCCAGTTTCCATCACTGCTCCTCTACGCGGGTGTTCCTGCCTTTCGACCGCGCCTTTTTAGTGAAGAAAACGTGCAAAGGAGGTTTAGAAAATGTTTAAGGAACGAGGCACAATTATTGGAGTCGAACAGCATCCCCCTCCTTTGATCCTTTTAATGGACAGCTCCCAAACCCAATGGAGGTAGGAGGGCGAGGCTTTAAGTCCCAAGACCAAAAAGCACAGGCATTAGGTAACCGTCATCTGTCTGCTTCGATGATGTTGAAACTGTGTTTCTGCATAGCAGATCCCAGAGATGGAGAGGACAAGCACAAGGAGCCGACCCACAAGCCTCGCCGTCCGAAGGCTGGCCAGCGAGGTAAAAGCCGAGGGCTCGTTACTACAGCCACGGCACCTGATGAGCAGAGTGGCCAGGGTGGCCATGGCCAGGAGTCCAGCAACAATGATGATGGCAGCGCGGCTGCTTTGATGGTGGCTGCGGTCTATGCCTCCTCGACCTTGGTTGGTACTGAAGGCGGCAGTTCCCACGGCGACGGATGTGACGGTTGTGACGGTGGTGGCTGCGATGGTGGCTGATGACAGGCTTCGGTGCGTGACTCAGTTGTTTCCACATGATCTCTATGGTTGTTTGCTTATTTCCAGAGAATTTGGGAGTTCAGACGCACTCACTTGCCAACACTATTAGTACGACAAGGGCAAGTTGTGCAATTCCCTCATCTACGCTTGTGTATTATATTTCACTCGTGTCTTTGTAAGCCGTCCATTAGGAGTTTTATCATCACTAGGGATCATTGGTATTGCCTTTATTCCTTTGTAATCATCAATATTGATGCTTGAGATTTCGTGCTCTGCATCGAATTGCCATCCTTTCACCCTATACTGCAGTTATTTACCCGGTGGTATCATTATGAAAATGTTGAGAACAGGGTTCTTTTAGTCAGGTTCCACATCTGATGCAATTGGTTTTTTCCTAGACCGGTTCAACTCGCTTGCATttccaaatttgtcataatCATCGGTTGATATGTCTAGTTCTAGAACATATATCTGACTTCAGAGCTGTGAAAAGATAATAACACAAAAGAGGCAATTGAATCAACAATCTATCATAGGCAATGCCTCAAGCTTGGCTCTAAGACTACCGAAGCTCATCAGATCACTTCTAAACAAAGGATCGTAAGTTTCTGGTGAGTGGAGTAATCACACacgtgagaaaaaaaaaggagaaacaaaGACAGAGGACGATAGCTTTCACACAGCAGAACAGGTAAACTCTTTGAATCTACTCGTGTCTCGGGTAGAATCCGTTCACAGACATCCCCCCGTCCACGCAAATAATCTGGCCAGTAATGTATGATGATGCAGGCAAGCAAAGAAATGCCACCAAAGATGACACATCCTTTGGATCTCCCAGGCGACGGAGTGGTGTACAAGAGTATACCTCTTCCAGATACTCCTTATTGCTGAGCACCTTCAACAAATAAAAGCCGAGTCCAATCATTCTCTTCCTACATTCCTATCTAGAAGAGGATTGGTGCATTTGCCAGTGCAAGGAGTTCTCCAGTGCAGTGCAGAAGCTATGTTTTAACCACAACAACATTGGTGCATCAATGTAGAGATCTCGATTTATGAATATGCACAAGACGACTGGATCCTAGCTtttaacaataataaaaattttacaatttgcACAACAAAATATAGCACAATCTTTAGTGGAAATAGTCCATAGGTGAATCGAGGGAATAACAGAGAAAGAGATCTTACCTGCTCCACCATAGAAGTTTTGATGTACCAAGGTGCAACAGCATTGCTCCTTATGTTGTCCACAGCCCACTCACAAGCCAGACTTTTGGTAAGTTGATTAATTGCCCCTGAAAGTGCACAACATGTACCATCGCATAAAGCCACGATAAACTTCATGCTCACGACTTGAGAGGAAAAATGCACTAAATTCAAGCCATGCCGTGGTAACCTTTCGTCGCCCCATGAACAGACATGGATTTCAAAGAAACGAATCCAGAAACAGAGGACGTGAAAACGACACTTCCCATCCCCGATGCCTTTAGCAACGGATGAGcaagttggcacaaatggaaCATGGACTCAAAATTCGTAGCCATGAGAAGAGAAAACTCTTCGGCCGTGAAGTCCACAGCTGGTTTCCTTATGTTGGTGCCCACATTATTTACCTGCAAACCTCCATCAAGAGCACAAACTTCATCACCAAATCTTGATAATTCAGTAAATCTCACCATCTAAAAAACTGACCAAAGTTCCTGGACTGGAAACTTCCGTTCGTTCTAAACAAGAATTTGAAGACAGTGGGGAAAGATGCTTACAAGAATGTTGAGCTTCCCATCAAACACGGAAGAGACGTTCCCCATcagtctctccctctctcccctgACAGACACGTCACAAACCGACCCCGTAACTTCGTAGCCGCCGTCGACCCACTCCCTCAGGCGTCTTTCCAGCTCATCCCCGTCTCGAGAACACGTGTGCACTCTCGCCCCAAAGCCCACCAACTCCGTCACGACCGCGTTCCTGAACATCCAATTCCCGTTCGAGAATCTTAAACCAGAACTCGCCGAAAGACGTTCTCGGAATGCATCCCCATTCGAAAGCGAGTCGAGTGATTGAAGCTTACCCGATACCGCGGGTCCCGCCGGTCACGAGGGCGGTCATCCCTCGAAGAGACCATCTGCTGGTGGCGTCGGCGCTGGGGAGCGAGCTAGTGACGGGGCGAAAGGAGCGGTTTTTACGGGAGCCATGCGGCGAGCTGACGTCGAGGACGGTTTGGCCGGGAAAGAGAGTGGGTTTGAGGGAGACTTTGGGTTGGGAACAGGGAAGGAGCGAAGGCGGAGGAGAGTGTCGACCAAGTGTTTGAAACATGTCCGAGCCGAGTCGAGATGGACGCTCGTGCGTGCTTACGGCTTGTGCGGATTCTCGCCGATCATTTTCATGGCCTTTCTGTTGACTCTCCGTGTCGTGCGACGGATGCGTAGCCCCCGTTCTCTCTCGCGGCGAATTGCACCGATTCTGAATGAAGAGGTAAGTTAATGGATTCCTCTCGATTCAAAGAAATACGACTCCATTCACTTTAATGTATTGAAATCATGAGGCGTGTTCAAAAGGCATATAAATAGCGATAGTCTCTTATCAATATCTTTTGCTGACTAATTTGTGGAGTCGAGTACCGAGGCTAAGAAACTTCTCTTTGCTTTTGGCTCGACATAGCATAAAGTGACAAGGGAATATGCAAATCATGTTAATAGATTGAGGAAATCATAGTTGTGAATTAAGATATCATCTAGATTGggataattgtctaaaaagttataaacttattagggtgatcaattcaattataaatttttaaattatgtcaGTTTAATCATTGATATTGtgataatttgttaatgtagtcattttggtcaaaaattgctaatgtgaacATTGTCAATTTTATGTGACATAACTAGTATTGACGtaaataaattttacaattttttaatttttcatttaattttagttttcccccttttttttctttactgtTAAGAGTCAACGAGTCCTAAGGCCTAGTGAGCCCCGATAGCCACGACCCTTGCCCATGGTTGGCAAGGGCTTGTACACCCTCATCCGATGGCTAGCAAGATTGCCAAGCCTCAATTAGTGGTTGGCCCTTAatcaataaagaaagaaaaaaaagagaagagaagataaaaataataagataattaaaaattattcacctTAGAGTCGATTGTGAGGCATAAGATAGCCGATATCTATGTCAATGATTttaatctaaaatttattaGAATAATTAAGTACATTGACAATCGTCAAAAGGATTAAAATTatattggcacaattaaaagattttggactaaattgactcTTATACCTTATGtcaataactttttaaaatgtttttctcaTCTAGATTCATCCAACACATGCTCCAAATCCCTTCTCTGACTTACGAAAACCAATCAATGGTAAGATACAAAAGGCAAAACCCCGATAGAAGGAGAACCAATcaattagaaataatttattGTTACAGTTTAACCTAAAAGGTTAATCTTATAGGTTTATATATGATTCAACACCGGCAATAACTAAAATAATAGTAGTTAAGGCTCATACACGCCTCATCTTTAGAGTAGAATATACGTTGGTGATTTTTATTTGTAGTGTCTAAATAAGGCAAATTTCGCTTGATGAGAAGGGGCCTTACTCTATCCAAGAAGCCGAAAAGTCTTTTATCTCTTCTACGTCTTCTTCAACATTTAAAAATGGGAAGGTTTGAGTTAGTCTCACCCTcccctccatctcctccatctgtGTTGATTTTccttgagttttctttttttgtacttttcttcttttttctctcccgaTCTAGATCTAGGAGCTGTGCTCTCCTGATCTAGTTCtagatttgagagtttgaactctcCGAATCTAGTTTTAGACCTAGAAGTTCTTCTCTCCCAATTTAGATCTGAGAGTTCAATAATGTTTTCAAAAATTCGATACCCCTGTACTCTATCCGTGTATAAATTCTCTACCTCAAGTTTCAATGATAATTGTATGAGCTTTGGTGTCTTGTTAAACTATGAAGATTTGCTCTTCCAAAGGTTAGCTATGTGTTTATCAACCTATTTTGGTTATTTCCATATAACGATGGTGGAGAAGAAGTCGAATCTAAGCACACACCACCAACTAGCAACGTAGTAGTTATTAAAGAAATTTTCGGCATGTGTTCATTATTGGTAGTGATACAAAATCAAGTGATTGGTTGCTAATTATTTTGCTTGacaaattctttcttttggaatgAGTGTGTGCTTAACCTTATCAATGCTTTGTCAATCATCCTTGTTTTCTGGATTTAACTTTGTTTTGTAGTATTATGACATTTGctctgttttgattttttttttttttggatcagtCCTACgttattcctactctacacttattctcagactcagacttttgtcctgcctcGTGCAGGGCGTGGGACttctgaaacttacgcgtcccctgagaaggtggggatttgaacccctcacctcccccttccatgttggaagggtggccactggagcgaatcccagtggttgcTCTGCTTTGATTTGCTTTGCCATAAAAGTCTATGTACCTCTCATGTATCCTTTTGAGCcatgaatatatatttcttcctgaCCGAAAAAAGAGAATATGGCATATGCAGTCCATAGTCAATCTTTATATATGGATAGCTATAGTGGGGGATAAGAGGGAGATGTCTCTTGACCTTCCATTTGGAAAAGAGCTGGTGCCTCTTGTGCACTTAACGAGGAAATGAATTACCTTGCCAGcttcaattattttatatattatatataatataaaggAATTCCTATGACCTGGTCACTGATGTAGTGTTTACAGCGTTAAACCAGGAAATAGGCCATGGATTGGCTATGCAAGTGCGAATGCATGATCTTATCATGGAGAGGAACAGCTAACAAGGACGGCcaataaaattgggaaaatacAGGCCTTGGATTTTCCTCTCtcctctattctttttttctgggaAGACAAATGTTGTAATTCCGTCTTGTCTCTTGTTTTGCCTCGGAAATCACTTGGAAAATATCCCGCATCTTGTCTCTGAATAGAGATTTAAGGTTTCTGGCTTTATTCCCTGCTGTCCTCGTACTAAATCCATATTATGTATTGAATATATGAATACGAGCATTCGAGATGTACTATGCCGAATGATCGAGTTAGTATGGTTCCAAGTGGATTCAGCAACGGCCACAGAATTATGGTAAAGTCGAAATTATTCAATAATTGTGAACTTGTCGAACTTGATGTTATCTATGTACACTAATAGCATAATCATCAAAACATTTTGCTTTAGAACTCAGACAACTCTCTGAATTATTTATATCCTAAACAGTCCATAATCCAACTCATTCTGAACAGTTGTTCTTGGCCTGTATCTGAAAGTTCTACAAAGTAAACATAATGCATAAAtaattcctaattaaaaaaGGTATTATAAACTAGTCAGTCCAGAACTACCTTGACTTTTTTCCTTAGTGTTACCCTACCAAAACTATATAATCCATAACGATCCTCTTAACATTGATTTAATTACTCTTCTAAGGCATCAAAAGATCGCTCTccagaaagccaaaaaaaaggagaagaaaagaaagatcaaaccTTGATCCCCTCCTTCACTCCTCAAGAACAAAAACGATTACACAAtttctgtctctgtctctgtctctctctctctattagcCTGCAGTTGAccaccccttctctctctctctctctctctctctctctctctctctctctctctctctctctgtgatacTATGGACGGTGATCATCATGAGCCTACACAAGAAGATTCTGAGAAAGCGATTTCCAAGAACGCAGAACAGCAAGGCTCAAGCCAAGGTAGATCGTATGAGTGCATATTCTGCAAGAGGGGCTTCTCAAATGCTCAGGCCCTTGGAGGTCACATGAACATCCACCGAAAAGACAAAGCCAAGCTCAAGCAATCCTCCACAATTTCATCGTACTCTGCAAGTTCAACTGTCCAGCCACTGCCGCAGATGCCATCGTTGGATGCTAGGTTCACTGGGAGTTCAGATACGAGCAAGGTATCTTGGCCTTGGGTTCATCGGCGTGAAGGCGAAGAGGAGAGTATCAAGAAGGATTATTATTCCCATGTTGGTGGAGTTAGACAATTACCTTTGTTTTCCGAAATACCGTCCTCAACAAAGGATCATGATCAagaacaaaatattcaaacttcaggGAGGAATAAACCAATACGCAACGGTTCCTCGTGGTCTTCTTCAGAACTAGACCTCGAGCTCAGGCTGGGACTGGAACCTCAAGAACCAAAGGTTACTAAAAAGTTCTTTTGAAAGATCGGATATTAGATTGATTACTAAGTCCTTTTTATCCTCCTTCATCTTGAACCTGATTGTGTTTCACGTGCTTTCCTTGATTTTGAATATTGTGTAACGTAGCTAGCTGTATATGCAGACATCTACTGATTGTTTTACCACTATTGTCAGTGATCTCATTGGAACCTTATGCGACCTGGAGTTTCATATAGCGTGAATGACAAATATTCTTTAATTGGTTTATATTTGTTATAGGCTTCTTTCATAAACCGTTTCATTTTGCATGCACTCTCCATTCTATCTTCTTTGATCTGTTGTTGGTTTTATTTTCTGGCTTGAAATGTTGTAGATGATCAGGATTAATACTCTGCCAGCCAACCTAGTGAAATTAATCATTAACaagaaatatttattaattcTTTCCATTCTAATAAGAACAAGGAGTTTAATATCGAAATTGATTTCCATGCTGTATGAAGACAAACTTGTTCTTAGGGTTTATCAATGTGCCACATAGACATAGAAAATTATGCATTGCTTTTGGCTACAATGGTATTTCGAGTCAATGATGCAAATTTGGCCAACTAGTGTGTACTCCTTTGGGTTTTGCTGATTAGAAACCTGAGCATGACTCTCTTTATTTTGGGTTCTTTTGGTTGGagtatatattttatttgaactTAGAGTATTTGTCATTTATCAAGAAGTACTGCCATTCTAGTAATTTCCTTTGTGAGACTAATTGTTCCAAAACTTTAGTCATTCCCCTCACATACAAAAGAAGCGTATGCATGAATTGGCCTGCATTGTCGTGCAGTAACtattcaacatccaattgtcacaTTCTCCTATCTTGAAGATCAAGAAAACGTTGAGAGTATTTTTGAAGTCTTTCTTTAGGTAACGTTAcacttttgaaattgagttaaattatccaattaaatttaaatgatttcttttgcttGGAGTGTTTCACTTTTAAGTTTTGATGATTGcaaaaagaagagcaaagatTCATTTGAAATGCATAAGTAATTTAATACGAGATTATGTTAGATACGATTGTCTAACTTATACAACATTACGTTGCACCAAATGGTACAAAGAAGAATGAGAGGTAGCGACTTGATAAGATCTATAAAtacaattgatttatttttccttactataattttcattcatcaaaattcATGATGTCAATAAGAGAACTCACTATTGATTACAAATTCAACTTGAAAATATCATGGCGCGATTACTTGTATTGGTGTTTATGTGTGTTCTTACATACATACAGGCATGTGTGTATTGGATGATGTGATTTATTTGAACATTCAAAATGAATGTGAAAGCAATGATAAGAAAGAAAGAGCCAGCCTCATTGATCtaaaagaaatgatttgttCTTCCACATGTTGAGTATGTTTTCAAGGGAGTTTCTCTAAAGTTTTATCTGTATGTATGCACTAAGATTTGTTATGTGGTACTCGTATCTCTACGTATCAGGTACTTATCAGTTGTAAACCTTGCCTTAAATCCCAACCATTGCTTTAAGATCATAGTTTTTTTGTACTATTTTGCTTCTggtttcaccaaaaaaagaagtggACATGTCATTATGTTGAATCGCTTTCTTAATGTATGGAATCAATAGTCAATGACTCATTTTTCACACCAGAAATTTGATGAATATGTGTGTTTATAGTTAGCATTAATATTCATCTCCAACGTTTTTCCTTCGCTTCCTCTCTTTTGGCCAATCACGTTTTTCTTTAGCCTTAAACATTTGAGAATTACGGTTGTTACCATGAAAGAATAgcatattttaattaatatgttTTAGTTCACAGTGAATGGAAATCATGAGTTTCACGGGCAATGTTTACAGCTTAACAGTTGTAATGGTAAATTCCATGATTAACTCTTCTCGTGGAACCTTGATTTTTTATGGTGGTGTACAGATTAGAGGTCCAAACTCAACTCCAGTGTTTGAAATACATTCATCTATATTCAGGTTTTACAACACGAATCTTATTTTCACAGTATTATTAGCATTATTTCCTACTGCAGAAAGAGCGTAACTGGGACAGAAAAACTTACTAATTCATATCGGAGATTTTGAACTCATGGACGATATTTGCTTGCATCCAGGTTTGCACAAGCCCTACCAACTAAAATGTCTTTTGAAGAGATTGCACTCAACAAGCTTTTTAGCTCCGGGTACTTATAAGTCCATCAGGCCAGTTCCAAAATGCATGATATTCTTGATCTAAGTTAACCATCagaggaaaaactgaaaagcaCCATGAGTCCATTGCAATGCGGTCGCATTTTCGTGTGATAACCTTGTTAGTCTAGCTTTGTCGCTTAAAATGTTCGAATCTCTTCAGTTAGCTCGCTCTCGTGAATTCACTGTGCTTATTTTAGcctctttgtaatttgatatggaaaaggaaagaaacccaagatgaacaagaaagaaagatgtAATTAACGGATATAAGAAATCAAATCATCGTTCTATAAATAAACCACCACTTATGAGAAAGGATGTTGCGAAGAAGCATCCGATAGTTTTGTTGGATCTCAGTACTATCAATAAAAGTTACgctttctttaccaaaaaaaaaaaaaaaagttacgcTTTCAGCAACGTAATTGTCTCAAGTTGAATTCTGTCGGAGATAAAATATTGCTCCAACTCGTGCAAAAAGGGGACATGAATTTGATTGAAGAAAGCACACAAAAGATTGCCCTTGCATCCGACATAGAAAAATTTCCAAGATGAAGACACAAAAACATGATTAAAATTTTTCTGGAGATAGTGACAGAAATTGATAAGTCACACATGTATATAGGTGAGGAGTGTGCGGTGACGGGTACTGTTTGTCTCCTTATTTGATGGACATTGAACTTCTGATTAAGTTTTCATGGGAAGAGAAGACGAAAAATTCTTATTTCCCTCGGCATATTATTTTCTGAAACCATGCGAAAATTCATACTAGGGTTCCAAATGGTAATTAGGGTTAACTTGTGCTCATTTTGATAAACTCATGTTACCTGACTGACATTTGACTGTAGTTTGTTGATTCAGGGAAGTCAATTGGGTGGTTTACCcgatttcctttttcccctggACTTTTGCCGAGGTTGATGTTTCATCCGTTTGTTGTTTTCTTCATGGAGGTATTCGTTTGTTCTTGTCcgtctctctctcattcaagaTTGACCGTGCAGTAACCACTAATGTTGGTTTTGCTGTCATGTACGATAGATAACCGGTCCAATCTGTAAATGATTGGGTCCCAATTCATGAATATATACAGAGAAAAGTCTCCTTTCCAATTAAAATATAGATTGTTACCGTCTATTGAGGGGACGTTGTTTAACTTCCTTGAGCATTAGAAAAGCATTGCGTTGAAGCATTAAACAAAATACAACTTTGTTCTCTCCAACTCATGAATCTCTTGGTCGCACGTTCATCTTCAACCGCGATAAACAAATGCTAGACAATAACATACTATATGCAAAGCCAATAAGACCGATCTTCTTTTTCTCAGTCATCGTCAATGTAGATGGTCTCTTGCTGAAACAGCCCACCAAACACCTTCCTCACTTCCTTCTTCGGCTCGGCCTGCTGTTTCGGCTTTGGCTTCAGCTCCTCCTTTGTCGCTTCTGGACTCAAAGCAGGAGCAGGTTTTGGTTTTGGGGTTGCACGAGGTTGCTTGATCAGCGCTTTCGTGGGAGTTAAGCTCCGAGCCTTGGCCTGCCCTCTCACTGTCGCGATCTGCACTTTCGGCTTCTCCACTGAACTCCGCACAGAGTTTGCAAGCTCAGAGCCGAGCTTGTCAAAGTTTAGACCCGCTCTGAAGTCCTTGGCTTTGTTGAATAGGCCCTCCATCGAAATCCCAGCAGCCTCCGCCTTCTCTTTGGCTTCTTCCGCAAGACTCGCAGCCGCGGCCTCTTGCTCCGAGAGCTTCTTCACTTCTTCCTCAAGCTTCTGCGCAGCCTTGGCTGCTTCCTGGGCTCTCTCAGCAGCTATTCGGGCCTCTTCCTCGGCTCTCGCTTTCGCAACCGCCACTTTGTactccttccttcttccatcCTCAGGAATGGCACTAGAAGAAATCCAACATGCAAAGTTTTAGGTTTTTCTCGGGTGGAAGGCATAAACGTGTAATATACAAGAAAATGGAACTATTCCGCGTAACTGTCTTTGAGATCACCAAATAGAGTATATCCACGAGATTAGCAGCATTCTCAAGCTAGAAAATATCGAGGAGGAAAGTGACAACCTATGCAGAAGTCAGATGGAGAACAACAAAAAGGACGAAGGAAATGCAGAAGAAAATGTCTATATTGTCTATGTTCTTCGTCTGTATTGTCCAGGTTAAGGGAACAGCTTACCTGTTACAGGGACAAAAACGTTCAGACAAAAACTATGTATACTGACGAT
The nucleotide sequence above comes from Eucalyptus grandis isolate ANBG69807.140 chromosome 2, ASM1654582v1, whole genome shotgun sequence. Encoded proteins:
- the LOC104432689 gene encoding tropinone reductase homolog At5g06060, giving the protein MFQTLGRHSPPPSLLPCSQPKVSLKPTLFPGQTVLDVSSPHGSRKNRSFRPVTSSLPSADATSRWSLRGMTALVTGGTRGIGNAVVTELVGFGARVHTCSRDGDELERRLREWVDGGYEVTGSVCDVSVRGERERLMGNVSSVFDGKLNILVNNVGTNIRKPAVDFTAEEFSLLMATNFESMFHLCQLAHPLLKASGMGSVVFTSSVSGFVSLKSMSVHGATKGAINQLTKSLACEWAVDNIRSNAVAPWYIKTSMVEQVLSNKEYLEEVYSCTPLRRLGDPKDVSSLVAFLCLPASSYITGQIICVDGGMSVNGFYPRHE
- the LOC120290713 gene encoding probable transcriptional regulator RABBIT EARS, producing the protein MDGDHHEPTQEDSEKAISKNAEQQGSSQGRSYECIFCKRGFSNAQALGGHMNIHRKDKAKLKQSSTISSYSASSTVQPLPQMPSLDARFTGSSDTSKVSWPWVHRREGEEESIKKDYYSHVGGVRQLPLFSEIPSSTKDHDQEQNIQTSGRNKPIRNGSSWSSSELDLELRLGLEPQEPKTSTDCFTTIVSDLIGTLCDLEFHIA